The sequence TAGTCCGTCCGCCCGGATGGCGCGTCCCCACGCCGCCAGACCCCGACGACCTGCGACGAAACCGGCTCCGTCTCGCGCGCCCATCGGGTAGCCGCCGCGACACGTCATCCGTCCGCCTGCATCGCCGTTGAACGCGGCGATTCTCATCAAGCATCCGCATGGCCCGCGGACGGACCGCGCTCGCGCCCATTCCGTCCATGCCGCGCCATCCGGTTTCCACATCAAGACGACGACAGGGAAGCGCCACCATGTCTCAACCAACGACACAGCCCATCCACCGCTCCATCCCGGAGAAACCGCGTCTCGACGGACTCGAAGCGAAGTGGAGCACACGATGGGAAACGCAGCGCATTTATGCTTTCGACCGCGCCGCCGCGCGCGACGCGGTGTACTCGATCGACACGCCGCCGCCGACGGTCTCCGGCTCGCTGCACGTCGGGCACGTGTTCAGCTACACGCACGCGGACATCATCGCCCGCTATCAGCGCATGACGGGAAAGACGGTTTTCTATCCGATGGGCTGGGACGACAACGGCCTGCCGACAGAGCGCCGCGTGGAGAATTTTTATGGCGTCGTCTGCGATCCCCATGCGCGATACGATCCCGGCTTTCGCACGCCGGACGTCGCGCCGACGCAGCGCGCATCGTTCCGGCGGATCAGCCGGCGCAATTTCGTCGAGTTGTGTCATCGGTTGACGGCCATCGACGAAACCGCGTTTCGCGAATTGTTCGTGCGGCTCGGCATCTCGGTCGACTGGGATCTCAACTACGCGACCATCGGCGCACGCGCGCAGCGCATCAGCCAACGGGCGTTGCTCCGCAACCTGCGGCGCGGGGAGCTCTATCAGCAGGAAGCGCCTTGCCTGTGGGACGTCACGTTCCAGACCGCGGTCGCCCAGGCCGAACTCGAAGACCGCGAGATCGACGGTGCATGGCACGATCTCCGCTTCCTGGATGACGCGGGAAACGACGTCATCGTGTCCACGACGAGGCCCGAGCTGCTTGCCGCATGCGTGGCGCTCGTCGTCCATCCCGACGATGCGCGGTTTCGCGCAAGCGCAGGCAAGCGCGTGCGCTGCCCGCTGTACGACATCGACGTTCCGGTGATGACGCATGCGCTTGCCGATCCCGGCAAGGGGAAGGGCATCGCGATGATCTGCACGTTCGGCGATCTGACCGACGTGATCTGGTGGCGCGAACTCGAACTGCCGACGCGTGCGATCGTCGGCAGGGACGGCCGTTTGCGACAGGAGATGCCGGAATGGCTCCTGTCGGACGAAAGCAGAACCGCTTATGCGCGCATTGCAGGAAGGCCGCTACCCGACGCGCGCCGCGAGGTCGTCGCGCAACTCGCGTCGGCCGGCGCCCTGATAGGTGCGCCCCGGCCAACCCGTCACGCCGTCAAGTTTTTCGAAAAGGGCGATCGCCCGCTGGAAATCGTCGCAACGCGCCAGTGGTATCTGCGTAACGGCGGGCGCGATCCAGCGCTGCGCGACGCATTGCTGACACGCGGCGCCGAGCTCCATTGGCATCCGCCATTCATGGGCAGCCGGTACGCGAACTGGGTGGACGGCCTGAACGGCGACTGGCTGATCAGCCGTCAGCGGATTTTCGGCGTGCCGATTCCGCTGTGGTACCCGCTCGACGCGGCCGGGCAGCCCGATTACCGCATGCCGATCCAGCCCGACGAAACGACGCTGCCCGTCGATCCGCAAACCGACGTTCCGCCCGGCTATGGCGAGGCGCAGCGCGGCAAGCCCGGCGGCTTCATCGGCGAAAGCGACATCATGGACACCTGGGCGACCAGTTCGCTGACGCCGCAGATCGCCGCCGCATGGGGCGAGCCGGACGAATGCTGCGCGCGCGTGTTCCCGATGGACCTGCGCCCGCAGGGGCACGACATCATCCGCACATGGTTGTTCTCGACGGTCGCGCGTTCGCATCTTGAGAGCGCGTGCCTGCCGTGGACGCACGCGATGCTGTCCGGCTGGATTCTCGATCCGGACCGCAAGAAGATGTCCAAATCGAAGGGCAACGTTGTGACGCCCGCCGCATTGCTGGACACGCACGGCTCGGACGGCGTGCGCTATTGGGCGGCGCTCGGGCGCCCGGGCATGGACACGGCCTTCGACGAAACGCAGATGCGCAACGGCCGCCGTCTCGCATTGAAACTGCTGAACGTGTCGAAGCTAGCGCTCGGCTTCACGCAAGCGCCCG is a genomic window of Burkholderia cepacia containing:
- the valS gene encoding valine--tRNA ligase, with the protein product MSQPTTQPIHRSIPEKPRLDGLEAKWSTRWETQRIYAFDRAAARDAVYSIDTPPPTVSGSLHVGHVFSYTHADIIARYQRMTGKTVFYPMGWDDNGLPTERRVENFYGVVCDPHARYDPGFRTPDVAPTQRASFRRISRRNFVELCHRLTAIDETAFRELFVRLGISVDWDLNYATIGARAQRISQRALLRNLRRGELYQQEAPCLWDVTFQTAVAQAELEDREIDGAWHDLRFLDDAGNDVIVSTTRPELLAACVALVVHPDDARFRASAGKRVRCPLYDIDVPVMTHALADPGKGKGIAMICTFGDLTDVIWWRELELPTRAIVGRDGRLRQEMPEWLLSDESRTAYARIAGRPLPDARREVVAQLASAGALIGAPRPTRHAVKFFEKGDRPLEIVATRQWYLRNGGRDPALRDALLTRGAELHWHPPFMGSRYANWVDGLNGDWLISRQRIFGVPIPLWYPLDAAGQPDYRMPIQPDETTLPVDPQTDVPPGYGEAQRGKPGGFIGESDIMDTWATSSLTPQIAAAWGEPDECCARVFPMDLRPQGHDIIRTWLFSTVARSHLESACLPWTHAMLSGWILDPDRKKMSKSKGNVVTPAALLDTHGSDGVRYWAALGRPGMDTAFDETQMRNGRRLALKLLNVSKLALGFTQAPAAPLCEALDRAMLARLAQVVTLATTAFDALDYSKAIEHIEAFFWWYCDDYVELVKGRARGNDARACSAHHALAASLSVLQRLFAPFLPFAAEECWSWWQTGSIHRSAWPDAASLRMLAGADADSAVSVVVSDVLREIRRAKSEAKVSMKAAASIVTIGDAAQRLALLRQAQGYLRDAGHIGELEMVESERFRVDVTLA